A single Streptomyces sannanensis DNA region contains:
- a CDS encoding penicillin-binding protein 2 → MSPKEPPARRVPRPARPPSGARPRPAARPAPKALRLGSPRPRLRLVGLGLTLVMLAFVVRLLQVQAVDADAYAAKAEKNRYSSVDLPAERGDITDRSGIALATSVDAYDITADPTMFTPEQSKAPDAPEQAAALLAPILGADAAELTRKLKKPDTRYVVLARRQTPQVWNQIKDLKSVFADKARADKAKGGPGANVMAGVFQESSSKRVYPNGDLAAGTLGWVNADGRGAGGLEILMDKELTGRDGKITYAQAGGHRVPTVGSRETPAVPGSDVELTLDRDIQWAAQKAITDQVKKSKADRGYVIVQDTTTGEILAMANAPGFDPNDLTHADAAAMGNGALQDVYEPGSTSKVMSMAAVLEENAATPTTRVTVPNRLQRGDRLFKDDIDHPTWYLTLNGVLAKSSNIGTILAVEQLGKTDAEANRVLYSYLRKFGIGSPSGLGFPGETAGILAQPKDWSTSQQFTVRFGQGLSLNAMQAASVYSTIANGGVRIQPTLVRGTKGPDGVFTPATAPERTRVVSAKTARTLATMLESVVGSEEGTGTKARIPGYRVAGKTGTANRVDPVTGTYRGYTASFAGFAPADKPRVTVYCAIQNPTRGSYFGGQICGPVFKQVMEFSLKTLRVPPTGSEAARLPVTFAPAE, encoded by the coding sequence GTGAGCCCGAAGGAACCCCCGGCCCGGCGCGTGCCGCGGCCTGCGCGCCCCCCGTCCGGGGCCCGCCCGCGGCCGGCCGCCCGACCCGCCCCGAAGGCGCTCAGACTGGGCAGCCCGCGCCCCCGGCTGCGGCTGGTCGGCCTGGGGCTGACCCTCGTCATGCTGGCCTTCGTCGTCAGACTGCTCCAGGTCCAGGCCGTCGACGCCGACGCGTACGCCGCCAAGGCCGAGAAGAACCGCTACTCGAGCGTCGATCTGCCCGCCGAGCGCGGCGACATCACCGACCGCTCCGGAATCGCCCTGGCGACGAGCGTCGACGCCTACGACATCACCGCCGACCCGACGATGTTCACGCCGGAGCAGAGCAAGGCGCCGGACGCCCCGGAGCAGGCGGCCGCACTGCTGGCTCCGATCCTCGGGGCCGACGCCGCCGAGCTCACCAGGAAGCTCAAGAAGCCGGACACCAGATATGTCGTCCTGGCCCGCCGGCAGACCCCCCAGGTCTGGAACCAGATCAAGGACCTCAAGAGCGTCTTCGCCGACAAGGCCCGCGCCGACAAGGCCAAGGGCGGACCGGGTGCCAATGTGATGGCCGGCGTCTTCCAGGAGTCGAGCAGCAAGCGTGTGTACCCCAACGGTGATCTCGCCGCCGGGACGCTGGGCTGGGTCAACGCGGACGGCCGGGGCGCGGGCGGCCTGGAGATCCTCATGGACAAGGAGCTGACCGGGCGGGACGGCAAGATCACCTATGCCCAGGCGGGCGGCCACCGGGTGCCCACCGTGGGTTCCCGGGAGACCCCCGCGGTGCCCGGGTCCGACGTCGAGCTGACCCTCGACCGGGACATCCAGTGGGCCGCTCAGAAGGCCATCACCGACCAGGTGAAGAAGTCCAAGGCGGACCGCGGCTACGTGATAGTGCAGGACACCACCACGGGCGAGATCCTCGCCATGGCCAACGCCCCCGGCTTCGACCCCAATGATCTCACCCACGCCGATGCCGCGGCCATGGGCAACGGCGCGCTCCAGGACGTGTACGAACCGGGCTCCACCAGCAAGGTCATGTCCATGGCCGCCGTGCTGGAGGAGAACGCCGCCACTCCCACCACCCGGGTCACCGTCCCCAACCGGCTGCAGCGCGGCGACCGGCTCTTCAAGGACGACATCGATCACCCCACCTGGTACCTGACGCTCAACGGCGTGCTCGCCAAGTCCAGCAACATCGGCACGATCCTCGCGGTGGAGCAGCTCGGCAAGACCGACGCCGAGGCCAACCGGGTCCTCTACTCGTACCTGCGGAAGTTCGGCATCGGCTCGCCCAGCGGCCTCGGCTTCCCGGGGGAGACCGCGGGCATCCTCGCCCAGCCGAAGGACTGGTCGACCTCCCAGCAGTTCACCGTCCGGTTCGGCCAGGGCCTGTCGCTCAATGCCATGCAGGCGGCCTCCGTGTACTCGACGATCGCCAACGGTGGAGTACGCATCCAGCCCACCCTGGTGCGCGGCACCAAGGGACCCGACGGCGTGTTCACCCCGGCAACCGCCCCCGAGCGGACCCGGGTGGTCAGCGCGAAGACCGCCAGGACCCTCGCCACGATGCTGGAGTCCGTCGTCGGCAGCGAGGAGGGCACGGGAACCAAGGCCCGTATCCCCGGTTACCGGGTGGCGGGCAAGACCGGAACCGCCAACCGCGTCGACCCCGTCACCGGCACATACCGGGGCTACACCGCGTCCTTCGCCGGCTTCGCACCTGCCGACAAGCCGCGCGTCACCGTCTACTGCGCCATCCAGAACCCGACCAGGGGCAGCTACTTCGGCGGCCAGATCTGCGGTCCGGTCTTCAAGCAGGTCATGGAGTTCTCCCTGAAGACCCTACGGGTTCCCCCGACCGGCAGCGAAGCCGCCCGGCTGCCGGTGACTTTCGCACCCGCCGAGTGA
- a CDS encoding FtsB family cell division protein, translating to MTKPAKQVKGRGARLARLMPSGPSSAARSPFVLLVVLLLAGGLITLLMLNSSLNEGSFRLSELKKRTTELTDEQQALQRDIDDYSAPDALERRARELGMVPGGSPVFLDPDGTVHGVPRRVSLRQAPAAPPAPILSAQPTPTPRQVQQ from the coding sequence GTGACGAAGCCGGCCAAGCAGGTGAAGGGGCGGGGCGCGCGGCTGGCGCGGCTGATGCCGTCCGGTCCCAGCAGCGCCGCCCGCAGCCCTTTCGTCCTGCTGGTCGTCCTTCTCCTCGCCGGCGGTCTCATCACGCTGCTGATGCTGAACTCCTCCCTCAACGAGGGGTCGTTCCGGCTGAGCGAGCTCAAGAAACGCACCACCGAGCTCACCGATGAGCAGCAGGCTCTCCAGCGGGACATCGACGACTATTCGGCGCCCGACGCCCTGGAGCGCCGCGCGCGCGAACTCGGCATGGTCCCCGGCGGCAGCCCGGTCTTCCTCGATCCGGACGGTACGGTCCACGGCGTTCCGCGCCGGGTCTCCCTCCGGCAGGCGCCCGCCGCGCCGCCGGCTCCGATCCTCTCCGCGCAGCCCACTCCGACCCCTCGGCAGGTGCAGCAGTGA
- the rsmH gene encoding 16S rRNA (cytosine(1402)-N(4))-methyltransferase RsmH: protein MSQRHVPVMLQRCLDLLAPALDRPGAVVVDCTLGLGGHSEAMLERFPEVRLVALDRDKEALRLSGERLAPFGDRATLVHAVYDELPEVLDRLGIHGVQGILFDLGVSSMQLDEADRGFAYAQNAPLDMRMDQTTGISAAEVLNTYPPGELVRILRQYGEEKFAKKIVDAIVREREKEPFTNSARLVELIRQALPQAAKRTGGNPAKRTFQALRIEVNGELSVLERAVPAAVKALAVGGRIAVLSYHSLEDRLVKHVFAAGAASTAPPGLPVVPEQYQPRLKLLTRGAELPTEEEIAENRRAAPARLRGAERIREDVQP, encoded by the coding sequence TTGAGTCAGCGACACGTCCCGGTGATGCTCCAGCGATGCTTGGACCTGTTGGCCCCGGCTCTCGACCGTCCGGGAGCGGTCGTCGTCGACTGCACCCTCGGCCTCGGTGGCCACAGCGAGGCGATGCTCGAGCGGTTCCCCGAGGTCCGGCTCGTCGCACTGGACCGCGACAAGGAGGCGCTGCGCCTCTCCGGTGAACGGCTCGCCCCGTTCGGCGACCGCGCCACCCTGGTGCACGCCGTGTACGACGAGCTGCCCGAGGTGCTGGACCGGCTGGGCATTCACGGTGTCCAGGGCATCCTCTTCGACCTCGGTGTCTCCTCCATGCAGCTCGACGAGGCGGACCGCGGCTTCGCCTACGCCCAGAACGCCCCGCTCGACATGCGCATGGACCAGACGACCGGGATCAGCGCCGCGGAGGTGCTCAACACCTATCCGCCGGGCGAGCTGGTACGGATCCTGCGCCAGTACGGCGAGGAGAAGTTCGCCAAGAAGATCGTGGACGCGATCGTCCGGGAGCGCGAGAAGGAGCCCTTCACCAACAGCGCCCGGCTCGTCGAACTGATCCGTCAGGCGCTGCCCCAGGCGGCCAAGCGCACCGGCGGCAACCCCGCCAAGCGCACCTTCCAGGCCCTGCGCATCGAGGTCAACGGTGAGCTGTCGGTCCTGGAGCGGGCCGTCCCGGCCGCGGTGAAGGCGCTCGCGGTCGGCGGCCGTATCGCGGTCCTGTCGTACCACTCGCTGGAGGACCGGCTGGTCAAGCACGTCTTCGCGGCGGGGGCCGCCAGCACCGCCCCGCCCGGCCTCCCGGTCGTACCGGAGCAGTACCAGCCGCGTCTGAAGCTGCTCACCCGCGGCGCGGAGCTGCCGACGGAGGAAGAGATCGCGGAGAACCGCCGTGCCGCACCGGCACGACTGCGAGGGGCCGAGCGGATCAGGGAGGACGTCCAGCCGTGA
- a CDS encoding carbonic anhydrase, translating into MSTPAHIPSEPAPSGSRSVTDRLVEANSRYAESFHDPGMDARPVLHVAVVACMDARLDLHAALGLELGDCHTIRNAGGVVTDDVIRSLTISQRALGTRSVMLVHHTNCGLESLTEDFRHDLEDEVGQRPPWAVEAFRDVDQDVRQSMQRVRTSPFLLHTDDVRGFVFDVTTGLLREIAPSN; encoded by the coding sequence ATGTCGACTCCCGCGCACATCCCCTCAGAGCCCGCTCCCTCCGGCAGCCGCAGCGTCACCGACCGGCTCGTCGAGGCGAACAGCCGCTACGCCGAGAGCTTCCACGACCCGGGCATGGACGCCCGCCCCGTGCTGCACGTCGCCGTCGTCGCCTGCATGGACGCCAGGCTCGACCTGCATGCCGCGCTCGGCCTGGAGCTGGGCGACTGTCACACCATCCGCAACGCGGGCGGCGTGGTCACCGACGACGTGATCCGCTCCCTCACCATCAGCCAGCGGGCGCTCGGCACCCGCAGCGTGATGCTCGTCCACCACACCAACTGCGGTCTGGAGAGCCTCACCGAGGACTTCCGGCACGATCTGGAGGACGAGGTCGGGCAGCGGCCGCCCTGGGCGGTGGAGGCGTTCCGGGACGTCGACCAGGACGTGCGCCAGTCGATGCAGCGCGTACGGACCTCCCCCTTCCTGCTGCACACCGACGATGTGCGAGGGTTTGTCTTCGATGTGACGACGGGTCTGCTGCGGGAGATCGCCCCGTCCAACTGA
- a CDS encoding MoxR family ATPase: MTTYDDRASLTDLTTTVERVRRSVESVIEGKPEVVRLALTVLLAEGHLLIEDVPGVGKTMLAKTLARSIDCSVRRIQFTPDLLPSDITGVSVYDQQRRDFEFKPGAIFAQIVIGDEINRASPKTQSALLESMEERQVTIDGQSYELPSPFMVVATQNPVEMEGTYPLPEAQRDRFMARVSIGYPSPEAELRMLDVHGAVSPLDDLRPVAHAHEIVKIIETVRAVHVADSVRRYAVDLVAATRSHPDIRLGASPRATLHLLRAAKASAALSGREYALPDDVQALAVAVLAHRLLPTAQAQLNRRSAEQVVLETIQQTPVPTAGGGAPDGVPLYGHRQPGVRRL, translated from the coding sequence GTGACGACCTATGACGATCGAGCGAGCCTTACTGATCTGACCACCACGGTGGAACGGGTGCGCAGGTCGGTGGAGAGCGTGATCGAGGGAAAACCCGAGGTCGTACGGCTCGCACTGACCGTGCTGCTCGCCGAGGGGCATCTGCTCATCGAGGACGTGCCGGGCGTGGGCAAGACGATGCTGGCCAAGACACTGGCCCGGTCCATCGACTGCTCGGTGCGGCGCATCCAGTTCACACCGGATCTGCTGCCCTCGGACATCACCGGCGTGTCGGTCTACGACCAGCAGCGCAGGGACTTCGAGTTCAAGCCCGGCGCGATCTTCGCCCAGATCGTGATCGGTGACGAGATCAACCGCGCCTCGCCCAAGACCCAGTCCGCGCTGCTGGAGTCGATGGAGGAACGCCAGGTCACCATCGACGGGCAGAGCTATGAGCTGCCCAGCCCCTTCATGGTGGTGGCCACCCAGAACCCGGTCGAGATGGAGGGCACCTACCCGCTGCCCGAGGCTCAGCGCGATCGTTTCATGGCGCGGGTCTCGATCGGCTATCCGAGCCCGGAGGCCGAGCTCCGGATGCTCGATGTGCACGGGGCGGTGTCCCCCTTGGACGATCTGCGGCCGGTGGCGCACGCCCATGAGATCGTCAAGATCATCGAGACGGTCCGTGCGGTCCATGTGGCCGACTCCGTGCGCCGGTACGCCGTGGACCTGGTCGCGGCGACCCGCAGTCACCCGGACATCAGACTCGGCGCGTCGCCGCGCGCCACGCTGCATCTGCTGCGTGCCGCGAAGGCCTCGGCCGCCCTGAGCGGCCGTGAGTACGCGCTCCCCGACGACGTTCAGGCCCTCGCGGTGGCGGTGCTGGCGCACCGGCTGTTGCCGACCGCGCAGGCCCAGCTCAACCGCCGCAGCGCCGAGCAGGTCGTACTGGAGACAATCCAGCAGACGCCCGTGCCCACGGCGGGCGGCGGCGCCCCGGACGGGGTCCCGCTCTACGGCCACCGGCAGCCCGGCGTACGGCGGCTGTGA